TCCATTGTTATTGCCCTTTTTTCGATGCCCGCCATTTCTCCAACCAAAGGTGCCAAAGCAGCCATTGGGCCTCCCACTGAGCCTGATGCAATCTGACCGATTGCGTCAGCCTGAGCTTCGTCAGCTTTCTCATCAATGATCAAACCAACTTTGATGTTTCCGTCTACCATGGGTCCTGGGGAGTGCAGTAGGACAACAAAAGATAATCCATTGAGACTAACACCATCTTTTTCACCGCTATCAATCCTCATCGCAATAGCAGCTTTACAATCACCTTCAGTTGGTTGTGCCGACAAGTTTGAGGTTATACACGGACAGAGGAAAGCACAATTACAGGTTTCCACATATTGTCCTTCAATATTCCATCCCATATTCTATCCTCTCTTGAAGATCAAACAGAAATCATCATCCAGCAGCCCCAGATGACTAACATGAAGCCAAATCCGTACCCAATCCAGTGCCCTGAGGACAAGGTCTTTTCAGCTAAAACATAGAGTGCTAAGCCCCCAATCCACCATAAATTCATGATCCCACCAAAAAAGAGCAGTGCCATCAGGAACCAACAGCAACCGAGACAAAATGAGCCGTGGTCAATCCCCATGATGAGTGCTCCTTTTAATCCCGGTCGCCAGCGTGTCATCAGAAATGTGAGTGGTGAACGACAATGTCGCAAACACGCGTGTTTCCAGGGTGTAAACTGCCATAGCCCTGCAGCAAGTAGTAGCAACCCCCCGAGTATAGGTGATGTCGAAACCATCATCTTATTCAAGAGTTGTACTCCTTCAAGGGCCCATTGAGCGATGACTGCAATTGCACTGAATACAGCCCAGGCAAGGAGATATCCTGAAGCAAAAACTGTTGAAGGCAAATGGGCTTTATCTGTCTCTTGCTTGTCATGTTTGGCGCGAGCAAAGAGCAAAATAGTTGGACTGGCACTTGGCAGCATCATGGCGATCATCATGATCCACCACATGAAAAACATAATTGTCGCGTACGCAAATGTCCATGAGGGCATCTCAGCGGGCATTCGCATACCTCCTCCAGTAGCAAGATCGATCCCTGTCATCATAGTGGCAGGCATTCCCGTACCCGCACCTTTGATTACAAACAGCCAACTGCTGAGAGTGATGGCAGTCAAGAGCGCTACAACTATCCAGCGGTCATAACGCAGAACACTCTCAAGAGATTTTGCCATAGAAGCGTCCATCTTTGAATCTCAACCATGCTTTTTCAACGCTAATGCAGTAAACATTAGACATTAAAACACCAATTTAATCAACTAAATGGTAGCATTTGTCAAGCATTGCAGTATTTTTCTATTCTGGAGAATTCAAAATGACTAGTTCGTAGTGCTATTTGGACATGGACTTAGCATTGATTAGCAGAAATTTTTGCTGAGTAGGCAGCTTTCGGTTGGCAATGCTGCAGTGATCCTAGAAATTGATCACTGCAGCTAAGCCCGACAAAGCACCGTTGTGCACGTAGGGTGAGGTCAGAGCAACGTTTCGTAAGCTAGACGTGTGATATTTCCAGTGATCAGCTGGGATCTGAGTGATCTCATAGAGACCTAAATTACTGGTGATGGTTTGACCAAGAAATTTTTCTGTTTCCTACCATGAATT
This genomic window from SAR324 cluster bacterium contains:
- a CDS encoding DUF1326 domain-containing protein; amino-acid sequence: MGWNIEGQYVETCNCAFLCPCITSNLSAQPTEGDCKAAIAMRIDSGEKDGVSLNGLSFVVLLHSPGPMVDGNIKVGLIIDEKADEAQADAIGQIASGSVGGPMAALAPLVGEMAGIEKRAITMEGGGLKFSLKAGELVNMSVEGLPGANEDGEPIYIEHVPHPANSRLALAKATNSEFHAFGIDWEDSTGMRNGHFQQFSWAA
- a CDS encoding DUF2182 domain-containing protein; this encodes MDASMAKSLESVLRYDRWIVVALLTAITLSSWLFVIKGAGTGMPATMMTGIDLATGGGMRMPAEMPSWTFAYATIMFFMWWIMMIAMMLPSASPTILLFARAKHDKQETDKAHLPSTVFASGYLLAWAVFSAIAVIAQWALEGVQLLNKMMVSTSPILGGLLLLAAGLWQFTPWKHACLRHCRSPLTFLMTRWRPGLKGALIMGIDHGSFCLGCCWFLMALLFFGGIMNLWWIGGLALYVLAEKTLSSGHWIGYGFGFMLVIWGCWMMISV